One genomic window of Streptomyces sp. WP-1 includes the following:
- a CDS encoding FAD-binding oxidoreductase produces MIMSRIEARRDEAVEAIAATGSLTDRLLAGLPPEAVLTDPDVTAAYAHDMASFCPAGAPAVVVLPRTVEQVQHVMRTATALRVPVVPQGARSGLSGAANASDGCIVLSLTKMDRILEISPVDRVAVVEPGVINADLSRAVEAHGLYYPPDPSSWEMCTIGGNIGTGSGGLCCVKYGVTAEYVLGLDVVLADGRLMSTGRRTAKGVAGYDLTRLFVGSEGSLGIVVRAVLGLRPKPPAQLVLAAEFPSAASACDAVCRIMAGGHLPSLLELMDRTTVKAVNDLARMGLPETTEALLLAAFDTPDPAADLAALGALCEAAGATEVVPAEDAAESELLLKARRLSLTALEAVKGTTMIDDVCVPRSRLGAMLEGIEAIAAKYGLTIGVCAHAGDGNTHPTVCFDAQDEDESRRARESFDEIMALGLELGGTITGEHGVGVLKKDWLAREIGPVGVEMQRSVKQVFDPLGILNPGKLF; encoded by the coding sequence GTGATCATGAGCCGCATCGAAGCACGTCGCGATGAAGCCGTCGAAGCCATCGCAGCAACCGGCAGTCTCACCGACCGGCTCCTGGCCGGCCTGCCCCCCGAGGCCGTGCTCACCGACCCCGACGTCACGGCCGCCTACGCCCACGACATGGCCAGTTTCTGCCCCGCCGGAGCCCCTGCCGTCGTGGTCCTGCCGCGCACCGTGGAGCAGGTGCAGCACGTCATGCGCACCGCCACCGCACTGCGCGTCCCCGTCGTCCCCCAGGGCGCCCGCAGCGGACTGTCCGGCGCGGCCAACGCCTCGGACGGCTGCATCGTGCTGTCCCTCACCAAGATGGACCGCATCCTGGAGATCAGCCCCGTCGACCGGGTCGCCGTGGTCGAACCGGGCGTGATCAACGCGGACCTCTCCCGCGCCGTCGAGGCGCACGGCCTGTACTACCCGCCGGACCCCTCCAGCTGGGAGATGTGCACCATCGGCGGCAACATCGGCACCGGCTCCGGCGGCCTGTGCTGCGTGAAGTACGGCGTGACCGCCGAGTACGTCCTCGGCCTGGACGTCGTCCTCGCCGACGGCCGGCTGATGTCCACCGGACGGCGTACCGCCAAGGGCGTCGCGGGCTACGACCTCACCCGGCTGTTCGTCGGCTCCGAGGGCTCCCTCGGCATCGTGGTGCGCGCGGTCCTCGGCCTCCGGCCCAAGCCGCCCGCGCAGCTGGTGCTGGCCGCCGAGTTCCCCTCCGCCGCGAGCGCCTGCGACGCCGTCTGCCGGATCATGGCCGGCGGCCACCTCCCCTCGCTCCTCGAACTGATGGACCGTACGACCGTCAAAGCGGTCAACGACCTGGCCCGCATGGGCCTGCCGGAGACCACCGAGGCACTGCTGCTCGCCGCCTTCGACACCCCGGACCCGGCCGCCGACCTCGCCGCCCTCGGCGCCCTGTGCGAGGCCGCCGGCGCCACCGAGGTCGTCCCGGCCGAGGACGCGGCCGAGTCCGAGCTGCTCCTCAAGGCCCGGCGGCTCTCGCTGACCGCGCTGGAGGCGGTCAAGGGCACGACGATGATCGACGACGTGTGCGTACCCCGCTCCAGGCTGGGCGCCATGCTGGAGGGCATCGAGGCGATCGCCGCGAAGTACGGCCTGACGATCGGCGTCTGCGCCCACGCGGGCGACGGCAACACCCACCCCACCGTCTGCTTCGACGCCCAGGACGAGGACGAGTCCCGCCGGGCCCGCGAGTCCTTCGACGAGATCATGGCCCTCGGCCTGGAACTGGGCGGCACCATCACCGGCGAACACGGCGTCGGGGTGCTGAAGAAGGACTGGCTGGCACGGGAGATCGGGCCGGTCGGGGTGGAGATGCAGCGGTCGGTGAAGCAGGTCTTCGATCCGCTCGGCATCCTCAACCCGGGCAAGCTCTTCTGA
- a CDS encoding SsgA family sporulation/cell division regulator: protein MQHTVVERELELKLILSPERSIPVPARLAYRSDDPYAVHVVFHINSEFPVHWTFARELLVEGVFRPCGHGDVRVWPTKSGGRSVVLMALSSPDGDALLEAPTPQVSAWLERTLRVVPPGTEGGQLGIDDALDQLLAR from the coding sequence ATGCAGCACACCGTGGTGGAGCGGGAGCTCGAACTCAAGCTGATCCTGTCGCCCGAGCGGAGCATCCCGGTCCCGGCCCGGCTCGCCTACCGCTCCGACGACCCCTACGCCGTCCACGTCGTCTTCCACATCAACTCCGAGTTCCCGGTGCACTGGACGTTCGCCCGCGAGCTGCTGGTGGAGGGGGTGTTCCGGCCGTGCGGGCACGGGGACGTGCGGGTGTGGCCGACGAAGTCGGGGGGCCGCAGCGTCGTTCTGATGGCGCTGAGTTCACCCGACGGGGACGCGCTCCTGGAGGCGCCGACCCCGCAGGTCTCCGCCTGGCTGGAGCGCACCCTGCGGGTGGTCCCGCCGGGCACGGAGGGCGGGCAGCTCGGCATCGACGACGCCCTCGACCAGCTGCTCGCCCGGTGA